One genomic window of Trichosurus vulpecula isolate mTriVul1 chromosome X, mTriVul1.pri, whole genome shotgun sequence includes the following:
- the LOC118832558 gene encoding tumor necrosis factor ligand superfamily member 10-like — protein sequence MGLPPPTQHYFRSDSSDSSACMMGASEDPEVPRRKQERSGSCSPVWLATTAMAILALQVASTTGLFVYFTMSISKLKTQAQGIPEELKCLQLINSLQENPNLEELINNQTCLKLMGSIKSYVTSVTENILHRSLQKGLTSTSTSGEGQPPMTHPFSIGAQPSAHVTLIPYTAASSGNLDHLGELPQSCRYPLHNWESRGLLSHLRNITFKAGALRVSQGGKYYVYSQIYFRYPAEAEGSQPTSQQLVQCISRQTAYRHPILLLKGVATKCWSPEAEYGLHAIYQGGLFELKAGDELLVSVSSLAVDDTDGTSSYFGAFRLAM from the exons ATGGGCCTGCCGCCCCCCACCCAGCATTATTTCCGATCGGACAGCAGCGACTCTTCGGCGTGCATGATGGGGGCCTCCGAGGACCCCGAGGTCCCGAGGAGGAAGCAGGAGAGGTCGGGGTCTTGCAGCCCCGTGTGGCTTGCCACCACGGCCATGGCCATCCTGGCGCTGCAGGTCGCTTCCACCACTGGCCTCTTTGTCTATTTCACCATGTCCATTTCCAAG TTAAAGACCCAGGCCCAGGGGATTCCAGAGGAGCTGAAGTGCCTCCAGCTGATCAACAGCCTGCAGGAGAACCCGAACCTGGAGGAGCTGATCAACAACCAGACGTGTCTCAAGCTCATGGGTAGCATCAAATCCTATGTGACCTCG gtgaCAGAAAATATTCTCCACCGGAGTTTACAGAAAG GTTTGACAAGTACCTCTACCAGCGGGGAGGGGCAGCCACCGATGACACATCCATTCTCCATAGGAGCTCAGCCCTCAGCCCATGTCACTCTCATCCCTTACACTGCTGCCAGTTCAG GCAACCTTGACCACCTTGGGGAGCTGCCCCAGTCATGCCGCTACCCTCTGCACAACTGGGAGTCTCGTGGCTTGCTCTCCCACCTTCGGAACATCACCTTCAAGGCAGGTGCACTGAGAGTCAGCCAGGGGGGCAAGTACTATGTCTACTCTCAGATCTACTTCCGCTACCCAGCAGAGGCTGAAGGGAGCCAGCCCACAAGCCAGCAGCTGGTACAATGCATTAGCCGGCAGACAGCCTACCGCCATCCCATCCTGCTCCTGAAAGGCGTGGCCACCAAGTGCTGGTCTCCAGAAGCTGAGTATGGCCTCCATGCCATCTACCAGGGGGGCCTCTTTGAGCTGAAAGCAGGGGATGAGCTCCTGGTATCTGTTTCTTCACTGGCTGTGGACGATACGGATGGCACCTCCAGTTACTTTGGGGCCTTCCGGTTGGCTATGTAA